The following proteins are co-located in the Pectinophora gossypiella chromosome 23, ilPecGoss1.1, whole genome shotgun sequence genome:
- the LOC126377370 gene encoding serine protease inhibitor 77Ba-like, translating into MLKALIAATFVSLAGTAPTDLDFSGINKFALKLLDNTYAFQENFGNKNIAISPLSVWSVFSLLAEGSAGDTFQELMTELRLPTDLRSTQAMHMALKNILKSNNPDVTLKGQTAMFSDCSLDIHPEFCQSALSYNTDVYIVNATDTTKLAKDINYYICLATDGRITNAVQPSLLDDLRMILIDALYFKASWTYPFDPTQTKEESFYNSQGKTIGSVNMMYHKAPHSLGDSVQIGAQILEMTYGKDERFSMLILLPFDGMPLKKLLNNLANQNLDWMSEFKIGGNLPQIDCYIPRFKISSQTDLIPPLQYTGIHSIFDIKSAQLPGVSDSPLYVSKTIQNVEIEVTEEGTVAAAATVVGLEDRILGQRFEANKEFVFLILDRKTNVILFEGIYSDPAIV; encoded by the coding sequence ATGTTAAAGGCTCTAATTGCCGCAACGTTTGTGAGCCTAGCGGGCACCGCGCCGACCGACTTGGATTTCTCGGGGATAAACAAGTTCGCCCTAAAGCTACTAGACAACACCTACGCATTCCAAGAGAATTTTGGAAACAAAAACATCGCCATATCACCTCTATCAGTATGGAGTGTTTTTTCCTTACTAGCTGAAGGATCAGCTGGAGATACGTTCCAGGAATTGATGACAGAACTTCGTCTGCCGACGGATTTAAGGTCGACACAGGCGATGCATATGGCCTTGAAGAATATTCTTAAGAGCAACAACCCTGATGTGACCTTGAAAGGACAGACTGCAATGTTCAGTGACTGTTCTCTTGATATACATCCGGAATTTTGCCAATCTGCCTTGTCGTACAACACAGATGTTTACATTGTCAATGCCACTGACACCACAAAGCTTGCCAAGGATATCAACTACTACATCTGCCTGGCAACAGACGGCAGAATCACAAATGCTGTGCAACCAAGTTTACTTGATGATCTAAGGATGATTCTTATTGATGCTTTGTATTTCAAAGCCAGTTGGACTTACCCTTTTGATCCCACACAGACCAAAGAGGAGTCATTCTACAACTCCCAGGGTAAAACTATAGGATCAGTGAACATGATGTACCATAAAGCACCCCATAGTCTTGGAGATTCAGTACAAATCGGAGCACAGATTTTAGAAATGACTTACGGGAAGGACGAGCGATTTTCTATGCTAATATTGTTACCGTTTGATGGAATGCCTTTGAAGAAGCTGCTGAACAATTTGGCAAACCAAAACCTGGATTGGATGTCTGAGTTTAAAATTGGAGGGAATTTGCCGCAGATCGATTGCTACATTCCACGCTTCAAAATATCGTCCCAAACGGATTTGATACCGCCTCTGCAGTACACAGGAATTCATTCGATATTCGACATTAAGTCAGCGCAATTACCAGGAGTTTCAGACAGTCCATTGTATGTGTCAAAGACAATACAGAATGTGGAGATTGAAGTGACAGAAGAGGGAACAGTGGCTGCGGCCGCGACTGTTGTCGGTTTAGAAGACAGGATCCTCGGCCAAAGATTCGAAGCGAACAAAGAATTCGTGTTCCTCATCTTAGATAGAAAAACGAACGTCATTTTGTTTGAAGGTATTTATAGTGATCCCGCCATCGTGTAG